The Lynx canadensis isolate LIC74 chromosome D1, mLynCan4.pri.v2, whole genome shotgun sequence genome has a segment encoding these proteins:
- the IFITM10 gene encoding interferon-induced transmembrane protein 10 — MGAGLGEGHGPEYRGLCVGWVLGSGFRPVPEAPTLRAGGGGEPRGRPGAAEGAQERGQRRRQPRVLPPPRLGRRDAERPGRQRAAGRRKDARTAVQGSACPPRSRQQAQGPGQCPAPLGAPASTTDGAQEARVPLDGAFWIPRPPAGSPKGCFACVSKPPALQAPAAPAPEPSASPPMAPTLFPMESKSSKTDSMRASGAPQACKHLAEKKTMTNPTTVIEVYPDTTEVNDYYLWSIFNFVYLNFCCLGFIALAYSLKVRDKKLLNDLNGAVEDAKTARLFNITSSALAASCIILVFIFLRYPLTDY; from the exons ATGGGCGCTGGGCTGGGTGAGGGGCACGGGCCAGAGTACCGGGGGCTCTGCGTGGGCTGGGTGCTTG ggtcCGGCTTCCGGCCGGTGCCTGAGGCCCCCACCCTGCGGgcgggaggaggcggggag CCGCGCGGCCGGCCTGGCGCTGCGGAGGGAGCTCAGGAGCGGGGACAGCGGCGCCGCCAGCCCCGCGTGCTCCCCCCGCCGAGGCTGGGCCGCCGGGACGCGGAGCGGCCGGGCAGACAGCGAGCCGCGGGCCGGCGGAAGGACGCGCGGACCGCGGTGCAGGGATCCGCCTGCCCGCCCAGGAGTCGCCAGCAG gcccagggcccaggccagTGCCCAGCCCCGCTGGGAGCCCCGGCCAGCACCACGGACGGCGCCCAGGAAGCCCGAGTCCCCCTGGACGGGGCCTTCTGGATTCCGAGGCCCCCGGCAGGCTCCCCGAAGGGTTGCTTTGCCTGCGTGTCCAAGCCCCCGGCTCTGCAGGCTCCAGCGGCCCCGGCCCCTGAGCCCTCGGCATCGCCCCCCATGGCGCCCACCCTGTTCCCCATGGAATCCAAGAGCAGCAAGACGGACAGCATGCGGGCTTCTGGCGCCCCCCAGGCCTGCAAACACCTGGCCGAGAAGAAGACCATGACGAACCCCACAACGGTCATCGAGGTGTACCCGGACACCACCGAGGTCAATGACTACTACCTGTGGTCCATCTTCAACTTCGTCTACCTCAACTTCTGCTGCCTGGGCTTCATTGCGCTGGCCTACTCCCTCAAA GTTCGAGACAAGAAGCTTCTCAATGACCTGAATGGAGCAGTGGAAGACGCCAAGACCGCCCGGCTGTTCAACATCACCAGCTCTGCCCTGGCGGCCTCTTGTATCATCCTCGTCTTCATTTTCCTGCGGTACCCGCTCACCGACTACTAG